The following proteins are encoded in a genomic region of Arthrobacter jiangjiafuii:
- a CDS encoding electron transfer flavoprotein subunit alpha/FixB family protein, which yields MASVLVFIDVPGLPLPRASRELLTIAGTVGEPLVASPRALDPDVLAALGEYGARAVYEPAQPLDDVLIAAKAAFLAAAVRAADPAAVLLGNSFEDREVAARIGVKLNSGVITDAVAVAPDLSVTKSVLAGSYTSTCRVQTGVPVITVKANSVEPAEPQAAAVPERRLVDAVDAGPAARITGRTEKRVSGRPELSEARVIVAGGRGMDGNFGPVEDLADALGGAVGASRAATDAGWIEHSAQVGQTGKTVSPQLYISAGISGAIQQKAGMQTAKVIVAVNKDPDAPVFEIADFGIVGDVFSVLPQATEEIKKRRS from the coding sequence ATGGCCTCTGTCCTGGTCTTTATCGACGTCCCGGGGCTGCCGCTGCCGCGCGCAAGCCGAGAACTGCTGACCATCGCCGGCACGGTGGGCGAACCTCTCGTGGCCAGCCCCCGCGCCCTGGACCCGGACGTCCTGGCAGCCCTGGGGGAGTACGGCGCACGCGCCGTCTACGAACCCGCGCAGCCGCTGGACGATGTCCTGATCGCAGCCAAGGCTGCCTTCCTCGCCGCTGCGGTCCGCGCCGCGGATCCTGCCGCGGTCCTGCTCGGCAATTCCTTCGAGGACCGCGAAGTGGCAGCCCGCATCGGCGTGAAACTGAATTCCGGGGTCATTACCGACGCCGTGGCCGTGGCGCCGGACCTGTCCGTGACCAAGTCCGTCCTGGCCGGCTCCTACACCTCCACCTGCCGGGTGCAGACCGGTGTTCCGGTTATTACGGTCAAGGCCAACAGTGTTGAGCCCGCAGAACCGCAGGCGGCGGCCGTGCCCGAGCGCCGGCTGGTCGACGCCGTCGACGCCGGGCCGGCAGCGCGGATCACCGGCCGCACGGAAAAGCGCGTCAGCGGACGTCCCGAGCTGTCCGAGGCCCGCGTGATCGTGGCCGGCGGCCGCGGCATGGATGGCAACTTCGGCCCTGTGGAGGACCTCGCCGATGCGCTCGGCGGAGCGGTGGGCGCCTCCCGTGCAGCCACCGACGCCGGCTGGATCGAGCACTCCGCGCAGGTGGGCCAGACCGGCAAGACGGTGTCGCCGCAGCTCTACATTTCGGCCGGCATCTCCGGAGCGATCCAGCAGAAAGCCGGCATGCAGACGGCCAAGGTGATCGTGGCCGTGAACAAGGATCCGGACGCACCGGTCTTCGAGATCGCCGATTTCGGCATCGTTGGCGACGTGTTCTCGGTACTTCCGCAGGCCACCGAGGAAATCAAGAAGCGCAGGTCCTAA
- a CDS encoding class I SAM-dependent methyltransferase, producing MPETTIGTAFDDGAADFERLAPSLWNPMGNALVAAAEIGLGESILDAGCGTGATTIPAAQYAGPGARVHGVDLSAAMLTLAQAKATTLSLENVSLFQGDVTAWTSDEPYDVVLAAYSIFFLPDMDAGAAHLVSMLRPGGRLAVSTWAEGSLSPFTDLLVQECTREEPDRERNLAAARASVRRLETPEKLTAWLEGLGLEEAKVLSTPAQVQLSPSLAWSLVLGSGLRHLLPADPEAAGRVKERFLALLGEEHNLNADTLIASAVRP from the coding sequence ATGCCTGAGACCACTATTGGAACAGCGTTCGACGACGGCGCCGCCGACTTTGAGCGGCTGGCCCCCTCGCTGTGGAACCCGATGGGCAACGCCCTGGTGGCTGCGGCTGAAATCGGCCTGGGCGAGAGCATCCTCGACGCTGGCTGCGGTACCGGGGCGACCACTATTCCGGCCGCACAGTATGCCGGACCGGGTGCACGGGTCCACGGAGTGGATCTTTCCGCCGCGATGCTCACCCTGGCGCAGGCAAAGGCAACCACCCTGTCCCTGGAGAACGTCTCGCTGTTTCAGGGCGATGTCACCGCCTGGACCAGCGATGAACCCTATGACGTTGTCCTCGCCGCCTATTCGATCTTCTTCCTGCCGGACATGGACGCAGGGGCCGCCCATTTGGTCTCCATGCTGCGGCCCGGCGGACGCCTGGCCGTGAGCACCTGGGCGGAAGGCTCGCTGTCGCCGTTCACCGACCTGCTGGTCCAGGAGTGCACCCGGGAAGAGCCCGACCGGGAAAGGAACCTCGCCGCGGCGCGAGCCAGCGTCCGGCGCCTGGAGACCCCCGAGAAGCTCACGGCCTGGCTCGAAGGCCTGGGGCTGGAGGAGGCCAAGGTCCTGTCCACTCCGGCGCAGGTCCAGCTCAGCCCGTCGCTGGCCTGGTCCCTGGTGCTCGGCAGCGGGCTGCGCCACCTTCTTCCGGCCGACCCCGAAGCTGCCGGGAGGGTCAAGGAGCGTTTCCTGGCCCTGCTCGGCGAAGAACACAATTTGAACGCCGATACCCTGATCGCGTCTGCCGTCCGGCCTTAA
- a CDS encoding tRNA (cytidine(34)-2'-O)-methyltransferase has product MFRILFHSPEIPGNTGNAIRLAAITGAELHLVEPLGFELEDSKLRRAGLDYHDLAVLHVHPNLEAAWKALAPERVYAFTSAGETSYTDIAYQPGDVLMFGRESVGLPEDVLQDPHVTARVRLPMLPSLRSLNLANSASIAVYEAWRQQGFEGAQL; this is encoded by the coding sequence GTGTTCCGCATTCTTTTCCACAGCCCTGAAATTCCCGGCAATACCGGCAACGCCATCCGCCTTGCCGCCATCACCGGAGCCGAACTCCATCTCGTTGAGCCGCTGGGCTTCGAGCTGGAGGACTCCAAGCTGCGCCGTGCCGGCCTGGACTACCATGACCTCGCCGTCCTGCACGTCCATCCGAACCTCGAGGCGGCATGGAAGGCGCTGGCCCCGGAACGGGTTTATGCCTTCACCTCGGCCGGTGAAACCTCCTACACCGACATTGCCTACCAGCCGGGCGACGTGCTGATGTTCGGCCGGGAATCGGTGGGCCTGCCCGAGGACGTGCTGCAGGATCCGCACGTCACCGCCCGTGTCCGCCTGCCGATGCTGCCGTCACTGCGGTCCCTGAACCTTGCCAATTCCGCATCCATCGCCGTTTACGAAGCCTGGCGCCAGCAAGGCTTCGAAGGCGCACAGCTCTAA
- the sigK gene encoding ECF RNA polymerase sigma factor SigK gives MDTSNQGRHSPSQASAAPSAGKAAGNAAAQTGPHTPLEDLLAGIARGSQDDFAAFYAQTSRRVYGLARRVLIDAELSEDTTQEVYLQVWTNAARFDPALGSPLAWLLTLAHRRAVDRVRSEQSSANREARYGAAMQEPDYDNVVDTVTQRLDAEAVTACLQSLTDTQRESVRLAYYGGLTYREVAEKLNAAVPTIKSRIRDGLIRLKNCLGVNADAGEQR, from the coding sequence ATGGACACGTCCAATCAGGGCAGGCATTCCCCCTCGCAGGCCTCCGCGGCGCCATCGGCAGGCAAAGCCGCGGGGAACGCCGCCGCGCAGACCGGCCCGCACACTCCGCTCGAGGACCTGCTGGCAGGCATTGCCCGGGGCAGCCAGGACGATTTTGCCGCCTTTTATGCCCAGACCTCCCGGCGGGTGTACGGGCTGGCCCGGCGGGTGCTGATTGACGCCGAACTCAGCGAAGACACCACCCAGGAGGTCTACCTGCAGGTCTGGACCAACGCCGCCCGCTTTGATCCGGCGCTGGGCTCACCGCTGGCCTGGCTCCTGACCCTGGCCCACCGCCGGGCCGTGGACCGGGTCCGGTCCGAACAGAGCTCGGCTAACCGCGAGGCACGCTACGGCGCAGCCATGCAGGAGCCTGACTATGACAATGTGGTGGACACCGTCACCCAGCGGCTGGACGCCGAGGCCGTGACGGCCTGCCTTCAGTCACTGACTGACACCCAGCGTGAATCGGTCCGGCTGGCCTACTACGGCGGGCTGACCTATCGTGAAGTCGCGGAAAAGCTCAACGCCGCAGTGCCAACCATCAAGTCGAGGATCCGCGACGGCCTGATCCGATTGAAGAATTGCCTGGGGGTGAACGCAGATGCCGGAGAACAGCGCTGA
- a CDS encoding J domain-containing protein, with amino-acid sequence MSTSPKTLYEVLGITPAATADQIKAAYRKAARATHPDAGGSSETFHIVAQAYEVLSDPAHKAAYDLRLGRGTRPGAGSAAGTAGPSQARTAYPQSAGPARDALADAPRFVPDFSPGSPPVLPLALAGQQVHGSPRRPGFFSRLGSGAAARYDGEVLTIGLLQRTLLADYPAGRLVNGLHMPDRSPRGGNLDVGHVLLGGYRMAVLESQLAAPGNYNWDGRHLRNRGREVNTGRLADSVRTLQDRFPECNVTGWVLLHSPNGNPFEPVVDYPPSLSRRSPAMVHVGNAGTLQRELRRFFNDGPQPNVVQLPVLGGLIDASTR; translated from the coding sequence GTGAGTACGTCGCCCAAAACGCTGTATGAGGTTTTGGGTATCACCCCCGCGGCCACGGCGGACCAGATCAAGGCGGCCTACCGTAAAGCGGCCCGGGCCACCCATCCCGACGCCGGCGGAAGCAGTGAGACCTTCCACATCGTTGCCCAGGCCTACGAGGTGCTGTCCGACCCCGCGCACAAGGCTGCCTATGACCTGCGGCTGGGCCGCGGCACAAGGCCGGGGGCAGGATCGGCAGCCGGGACCGCGGGGCCTTCGCAGGCCCGCACCGCCTACCCGCAGTCCGCTGGACCGGCCCGGGATGCGCTCGCTGATGCGCCGCGTTTTGTTCCCGATTTTTCCCCGGGCTCGCCTCCGGTGCTGCCGCTGGCCCTGGCCGGGCAGCAGGTGCACGGCTCTCCGCGCCGCCCCGGCTTTTTCTCGCGGCTGGGGTCGGGCGCCGCGGCCCGGTACGACGGCGAGGTCCTCACCATCGGTCTGCTGCAACGAACGCTGCTGGCCGATTATCCAGCCGGGCGCCTGGTCAACGGGCTCCACATGCCGGACCGCTCACCGCGCGGCGGGAACCTGGACGTCGGCCATGTGCTGCTCGGCGGGTACCGGATGGCGGTGCTGGAATCGCAGCTGGCCGCACCGGGCAACTACAACTGGGACGGCCGCCACCTGCGCAACCGCGGCCGGGAAGTAAACACTGGACGGCTGGCCGATTCCGTCCGCACGCTGCAGGACCGCTTCCCGGAGTGCAACGTCACCGGGTGGGTCCTGCTGCACAGCCCCAACGGCAACCCTTTCGAGCCCGTGGTGGACTATCCGCCCTCGCTGAGCCGGCGTTCCCCGGCCATGGTCCATGTGGGCAACGCCGGAACCCTGCAGCGCGAGCTCCGGCGTTTCTTCAACGACGGACCCCAGCCCAATGTGGTGCAGCTACCGGTTCTCGGCGGGCTGATTGATGCGTCTACCCGCTAG
- a CDS encoding anti-sigma factor: protein MPENSAEDTLNQDLANGRLLEWAEVYALDALPREEQQAVDNALEQADPALRQAFLQRVWRTREALAGGYRAEAAPPADLFERIVARLPGREAGTGGTPQPTTAAPSAQPGDELAARRSRRSPLGAAGRWILAGAAAAAIVVGGVSIASNLDPDSVSEEVLQASDLQQRVIELPTGGTAEVALSKGEDAAVVTLSGVPAPPEGSVYQMWRVPADGSAPVSVGTMTGEDVSGSKATELTGIDPYSAVAVTVEPDGGSVTPTLPVVLEIPFSA, encoded by the coding sequence ATGCCGGAGAACAGCGCTGAGGACACGCTCAACCAGGATCTGGCAAACGGCCGGCTGCTGGAATGGGCCGAAGTCTACGCCTTGGACGCACTCCCCCGCGAAGAGCAGCAGGCAGTGGACAACGCCCTGGAACAGGCGGATCCTGCCCTGCGGCAGGCCTTCCTGCAACGGGTCTGGCGAACGAGGGAAGCCCTCGCCGGGGGCTACCGGGCCGAAGCTGCTCCACCGGCTGACCTGTTCGAGCGGATCGTCGCCCGGCTGCCCGGGCGTGAAGCCGGGACCGGCGGCACCCCGCAGCCGACAACTGCTGCTCCGTCCGCACAGCCCGGGGACGAACTGGCTGCCCGCCGCAGCCGGCGCAGCCCGCTGGGGGCTGCGGGACGCTGGATCCTGGCCGGAGCCGCCGCGGCCGCCATAGTGGTGGGCGGGGTCAGTATTGCCTCCAACCTCGACCCGGATTCCGTGAGCGAGGAAGTGCTGCAGGCCTCGGACCTGCAGCAGCGCGTGATCGAGCTGCCCACCGGCGGAACAGCCGAGGTGGCCCTGTCCAAGGGCGAGGACGCCGCCGTCGTGACCCTCAGCGGGGTTCCCGCCCCGCCCGAAGGCTCCGTCTACCAAATGTGGCGCGTTCCCGCGGACGGCTCGGCGCCGGTTTCGGTGGGCACCATGACCGGCGAGGACGTGTCCGGGTCCAAGGCCACGGAGCTGACCGGTATCGATCCCTACAGCGCGGTGGCAGTCACTGTGGAGCCCGACGGCGGCTCGGTTACTCCAACCCTGCCCGTGGTCCTGGAGATCCCCTTCTCCGCCTAG
- a CDS encoding PIG-L deacetylase family protein, with translation MHISAQVPQTVKRVLAFAAHPDDIDFGAAGTIAAWTAAGAEVSYCIMTAGDAGGFEPGNREGITELRSSEQAAAAALVGVRDLHFLGERDGFLAVTDEVVGKAVALIRTVRPDVVLSMHPERNWDRIQASHPDHLACGEIVTRAVYPAAENPFAYPELAGQGLEAYKVPWLWFYGAPRERENHAVDISSTVDAKLAAIRVHASQHPDIDRMETAVRGMLAENGRRFSLPDGAPAEAFHVVGVNTDQTIAGF, from the coding sequence ATGCACATCTCTGCCCAAGTCCCGCAGACCGTCAAAAGGGTACTGGCCTTCGCTGCCCACCCGGACGACATCGACTTCGGTGCGGCTGGAACCATCGCGGCCTGGACCGCAGCCGGCGCCGAGGTGTCCTACTGCATCATGACCGCCGGGGACGCCGGGGGCTTTGAACCGGGGAACCGGGAGGGTATTACCGAGCTGCGCAGCAGCGAACAGGCCGCGGCCGCGGCGCTGGTGGGGGTCCGGGACCTTCACTTCCTGGGCGAGCGGGACGGCTTCCTGGCCGTCACCGACGAGGTGGTGGGTAAGGCCGTGGCCCTCATCCGCACGGTACGTCCCGACGTCGTCCTGTCGATGCATCCGGAACGGAACTGGGACCGGATCCAGGCCAGTCATCCGGACCACCTGGCCTGCGGAGAGATCGTCACGCGGGCGGTGTACCCGGCGGCGGAGAATCCCTTTGCCTACCCGGAGCTGGCCGGGCAGGGCCTGGAGGCCTACAAGGTTCCGTGGCTGTGGTTCTATGGCGCCCCGCGGGAACGCGAAAACCACGCGGTGGACATCAGTTCCACGGTGGATGCCAAGCTCGCTGCCATCCGCGTCCACGCCAGCCAGCATCCGGACATCGACCGAATGGAAACCGCGGTGCGCGGCATGCTCGCGGAGAACGGGCGCCGGTTCTCTCTGCCCGACGGCGCCCCCGCCGAGGCGTTCCACGTGGTGGGCGTCAACACCGACCAGACGATCGCAGGTTTCTAG
- a CDS encoding electron transfer flavoprotein subunit beta/FixA family protein yields the protein MQESASRPLNIVVLVKHVPDAQFDRHLSGPGHTLDRSESILSELDEYALEAALQLAEARGGQAAGNSVTALTMGPDAAVNAVKKALQIGAYRGVHVNDPALAGSDAAATSLVLAAALAQVGGPEGGPGIPDLVVTGMASTDGETSLVPAQLAERLQLAQVTFASELEVADDDGAAVVRARRNGDSYSETLEAPLPALVSVTDQANDPRYPNFKGIMAAKKKTITVLSLQDLGIDPSQVGLDGAWTTVAASAPRPARSAGTVITDDGDAGVRLVDFLAAQKLI from the coding sequence ATGCAGGAATCAGCCAGCAGGCCCCTGAACATTGTCGTTTTGGTGAAGCACGTACCCGATGCCCAGTTTGACCGGCACCTCTCCGGGCCGGGCCACACCCTGGACCGTTCCGAGTCCATCCTGTCCGAGCTGGACGAATACGCGCTTGAAGCAGCCCTGCAGCTGGCCGAGGCCCGTGGAGGACAGGCCGCTGGAAACAGTGTCACCGCCCTGACCATGGGGCCGGACGCCGCAGTGAATGCCGTAAAGAAGGCCCTGCAGATTGGCGCCTACCGGGGCGTGCACGTAAACGACCCAGCCCTGGCCGGATCCGATGCAGCCGCCACCTCGCTCGTGCTCGCCGCCGCGCTGGCCCAGGTGGGCGGCCCCGAGGGCGGTCCGGGCATCCCCGACCTCGTGGTGACGGGCATGGCCTCCACCGACGGCGAGACCTCACTGGTACCGGCGCAGCTGGCCGAACGGCTGCAGCTGGCCCAGGTCACCTTCGCCTCCGAGCTGGAGGTGGCAGACGACGACGGCGCCGCCGTCGTCCGCGCCCGCCGGAACGGTGATTCCTACTCCGAGACGCTGGAAGCGCCCCTGCCGGCGCTGGTCTCCGTCACCGACCAGGCCAACGATCCGCGCTATCCCAACTTCAAGGGCATCATGGCGGCCAAGAAGAAGACCATCACGGTCCTGTCGCTGCAGGATCTGGGGATCGATCCCTCCCAGGTGGGACTGGACGGTGCCTGGACCACGGTTGCGGCATCCGCTCCCCGGCCGGCCCGCTCCGCCGGAACCGTTATTACGGACGACGGCGACGCCGGTGTCCGCCTGGTGGACTTCCTCGCCGCACAGAAACTGATCTGA